One Syntrophaceae bacterium DNA window includes the following coding sequences:
- the nhaA gene encoding Na+/H+ antiporter NhaA: MDLKPYPLETLFGRIMSPFERFLKQTTAGGIVLIGTTVFTILFANTPWGGWIHHLFEQTAGITAGGEVFLSLTLHQWVNEGLMALFFLLVGLELKREFLVGELSSPKDAALPIVAAAGGMAVPALIYFMLNPAGPAAAGWGIPMATDIAFAVGILVLLAWRVPRNVIIFLTALAIVDDLGAVLVIALFYTQAIDWVSLGSAVVMLLFLTMLNRGGIRHPLPYVLAGILLWVFLLKSGVHATIGGVLLAFTIPAKPAHTPEQFDRSLEELKDAFHAETCDPESSGNPLSSLRMATLAEALEKEAIAVQSPQQRIEHTLAPWVTFGVIPLFAFANAGVDFSAIEGWEALADPVTLGVVLGLVLGKFSGISGASWLAVRAGLAVLPRGVGWIHLCGVSWLAGIGFTMSLFISQLAFPADPSLAEKAKLGILSASLVAAVIGSAWMYLAGGTKGKGSRHPGSTAPDTGSAACGGTNGTS, translated from the coding sequence ATGGATTTGAAACCCTATCCCCTGGAAACACTCTTCGGCCGCATCATGAGCCCCTTCGAGCGCTTTCTCAAGCAGACCACGGCGGGCGGAATCGTTCTCATCGGGACGACCGTATTCACCATCCTCTTTGCCAACACACCCTGGGGCGGATGGATCCACCATCTTTTCGAGCAGACCGCCGGGATTACGGCGGGAGGAGAGGTTTTCCTCAGCCTCACTCTCCACCAATGGGTCAACGAAGGGCTCATGGCCCTGTTCTTCCTGCTGGTGGGACTGGAACTGAAGCGGGAATTCCTGGTGGGAGAGCTTTCAAGCCCGAAGGACGCCGCCCTGCCGATAGTGGCGGCTGCCGGCGGGATGGCCGTTCCCGCGCTGATCTACTTCATGCTGAATCCGGCGGGACCGGCGGCGGCGGGCTGGGGTATTCCCATGGCCACGGACATTGCCTTCGCCGTGGGAATCCTTGTCTTGCTCGCCTGGCGGGTTCCCCGGAACGTGATCATTTTTCTGACGGCCCTCGCCATTGTCGACGACCTGGGAGCGGTCCTGGTCATCGCCCTCTTCTACACCCAGGCCATCGACTGGGTGAGCCTGGGCTCGGCGGTCGTCATGCTGCTGTTCCTGACGATGCTCAACCGGGGAGGCATCCGGCATCCGCTCCCCTATGTCCTGGCCGGGATTCTGCTCTGGGTCTTCCTGCTGAAGTCGGGCGTCCACGCCACCATTGGCGGCGTCCTGCTGGCATTCACGATCCCCGCGAAGCCCGCCCACACACCGGAACAGTTTGATCGCTCACTGGAGGAACTGAAGGATGCCTTCCATGCGGAGACCTGCGACCCCGAATCCTCGGGAAATCCCCTGAGCAGCCTTCGCATGGCCACCCTCGCGGAGGCTCTGGAGAAGGAGGCCATTGCGGTTCAATCTCCCCAGCAACGGATCGAACACACCCTCGCCCCCTGGGTCACCTTCGGCGTGATCCCTCTCTTCGCCTTCGCCAACGCGGGGGTGGACTTTTCCGCCATCGAGGGTTGGGAGGCCCTGGCGGACCCGGTCACCCTCGGCGTGGTTCTCGGTCTTGTCCTGGGCAAGTTCTCCGGAATCAGCGGGGCAAGCTGGCTGGCCGTCCGGGCCGGACTGGCGGTCCTTCCCCGGGGTGTCGGCTGGATTCACCTGTGCGGGGTCTCCTGGCTGGCCGGTATCGGCTTTACCATGTCGCTCTTCATCAGCCAGCTGGCCTTTCCCGCGGATCCATCCCTCGCCGAAAAGGCGAAGCTGGGAATCCTTTCGGCGTCGCTCGTGGCCGCCGTTATCGGATCTGCATGGATGTACCTCGCCGGGGGAACCAAAGGGAAAGGGAGCCGGCATCCAGGCTCCACCGCTCCGGACACCGGCAGCGCAGCCTGCGGAGGAACCAACGGGACATCTTAA
- a CDS encoding diguanylate cyclase, whose translation MEKRQLETPFRLTVLSALLVAAVVLAGWMATDTLCSRAQQEIIREGEAAALTISVLLDSECERIEGAVRALSGSPLVVPALTGGKDADIEQANAALDRYNTSLNASVSYLMDREGRTVASSNRPDPDSFVGVSFQSRPYFQDAMRGLGGRYFGVGITSGKRGFFASQAVRDREGAIVGVAAMQKILDTTESFFSKYPHCYLVDPNGIVFLSSSPGRILKSLWPVRAESAAALGLSRQFGKRGFDAVLDDELTDGTEAVLDGETFIVSRRLFNKEGWSVVLLNSTKRIQVYRMAGILLTVAVLLLFTVVLSMVHVVSRSRQAIAFKEERFRELFGSMSSGVVVYEALADGMDFVIRDLNRSMERIGKVRKIEVVGLSVRDVFPGMRAMGLLDVFIQVWRTGKPKRMGALPYRDDRVSQWLENYVYKLPSGEIVAVCDDVSERKAAEEALQRSEEKYREILENMWESYVETDLRGNLTFFNPAACAMLKYSPEELRGLNYQRIMDMETVPEVAETFGKVFRTGVGLSLFECRLVRKDGVAVHVETSVNLRKDPTGKPVGFSGILRDISERKRFEEELQRQSVSDAMTGLFNRRGFVALAEKQMKIAQRNRMDIVLLFADMDGLKWINDNLGHRMGDEAIVEAASILKEAFRESDIIARVGGDEFVVLALGASLHHADAITGRFEECLRVHNAREGRDYKISISIGTVRCDPQESSSLDDLMTRADTLMYEQKKQRKAQRV comes from the coding sequence ATGGAAAAACGACAGCTCGAGACCCCGTTCCGCCTGACGGTCCTGTCGGCGCTCCTCGTGGCCGCCGTTGTCCTGGCCGGCTGGATGGCCACGGATACCCTGTGCAGCCGGGCACAGCAGGAAATCATCCGCGAGGGAGAGGCCGCAGCCCTGACCATCTCGGTTCTCCTGGACTCCGAGTGCGAGAGGATAGAGGGCGCCGTCCGGGCCCTGTCCGGTTCCCCACTGGTCGTTCCAGCCCTGACCGGGGGGAAGGATGCCGACATCGAACAGGCGAATGCCGCCCTGGACCGGTACAATACCAGTCTGAATGCCTCCGTCTCCTACCTGATGGATAGAGAGGGACGGACGGTCGCTTCATCCAACCGTCCGGACCCGGACAGTTTCGTCGGCGTGTCTTTCCAGTCGCGGCCCTATTTCCAGGATGCGATGCGAGGCCTCGGGGGCCGGTATTTCGGGGTTGGCATCACCTCCGGGAAACGCGGCTTTTTTGCCAGCCAGGCGGTGAGGGACCGGGAAGGCGCGATTGTCGGCGTCGCCGCCATGCAAAAAATCCTCGACACGACGGAATCTTTCTTCAGCAAGTACCCCCACTGCTACCTGGTCGATCCCAACGGGATCGTTTTCCTGTCGAGCAGCCCCGGCCGGATTCTGAAGAGCCTGTGGCCGGTCCGGGCGGAATCGGCGGCTGCGCTGGGCCTGTCCCGGCAGTTCGGGAAGAGGGGCTTTGATGCCGTCCTGGACGATGAACTCACCGACGGGACGGAGGCCGTTCTGGACGGGGAAACGTTCATCGTCTCCCGGAGGCTGTTCAACAAAGAGGGCTGGTCCGTCGTTCTTCTGAATTCGACAAAGCGGATCCAGGTCTACCGGATGGCGGGCATCCTGCTGACGGTTGCCGTTCTCCTGCTTTTCACGGTTGTCCTGTCGATGGTCCATGTGGTCAGCCGGTCCCGGCAGGCCATCGCGTTCAAGGAGGAGCGGTTCCGGGAGCTGTTCGGCAGCATGAGCAGCGGCGTGGTCGTATACGAGGCCCTGGCCGACGGCATGGATTTTGTCATCCGGGACCTCAACCGGTCCATGGAGAGGATCGGCAAGGTCAGGAAAATAGAGGTCGTCGGCCTGAGCGTTCGGGACGTGTTTCCCGGAATGCGGGCAATGGGCCTTCTGGACGTCTTCATCCAGGTCTGGAGAACAGGGAAGCCGAAACGGATGGGCGCGTTGCCGTACCGGGATGACCGCGTTTCCCAGTGGCTTGAAAATTACGTCTACAAGCTTCCCTCCGGTGAGATCGTGGCCGTCTGCGACGATGTGAGCGAGCGCAAGGCGGCGGAGGAGGCCCTCCAGCGGAGCGAAGAAAAGTACCGGGAAATCCTTGAAAACATGTGGGAGAGCTACGTGGAGACGGACCTCCGGGGAAACCTGACCTTCTTCAATCCGGCGGCCTGCGCGATGCTGAAATATTCCCCGGAGGAATTGCGGGGGTTGAATTATCAGCGGATCATGGACATGGAAACAGTTCCGGAGGTCGCGGAGACGTTCGGGAAAGTCTTCCGGACCGGCGTCGGCCTCAGTCTCTTCGAATGCCGACTGGTCCGGAAGGACGGCGTAGCGGTTCATGTGGAGACCTCTGTGAACCTGCGGAAGGATCCGACTGGGAAGCCTGTCGGATTCAGCGGGATCCTCCGCGACATCTCGGAGCGGAAGCGATTCGAGGAGGAACTGCAACGGCAATCCGTTTCGGATGCGATGACAGGCCTCTTCAACCGCCGGGGCTTCGTGGCCCTTGCCGAAAAACAGATGAAGATCGCGCAAAGGAATCGCATGGACATCGTGCTTCTCTTCGCCGACATGGACGGCCTGAAGTGGATCAACGACAACCTGGGCCACAGGATGGGGGACGAAGCAATTGTCGAGGCAGCCTCGATTTTGAAGGAGGCCTTCCGCGAATCCGACATCATCGCTCGGGTGGGCGGCGATGAGTTCGTGGTCCTGGCGCTGGGGGCGTCTCTGCACCATGCCGACGCCATCACCGGGCGCTTCGAGGAGTGCCTCCGTGTGCACAACGCCCGCGAAGGCAGGGATTACAAGATATCCATCAGCATCGGCACGGTGCGGTGCGACCCGCAGGAATCCTCCAGTCTCGACGACCTGATGACCCGGGCGGACACGCTGATGTACGAGCAGAAGAAACAGAGGAAGGCCCAGCGGGTTTAA
- a CDS encoding formyltransferase, producing the protein MNAVVFAYSDMGITGLNALEAAGFGIRAIFSHGDDPGENIWFGSVRAWGEARGIPVLCPESLSTPEWRERIAALEPAVIFSFYYRHMIRPEILDLASAGAYNLHGSLLPAYRGRAPVNWVLVNGETRTGVTLHHMVAKPDAGDIVGQRAVDIAFEDTALTLYRKLCRAATDLLAEVLPLIATGTAHRIPMDLSRGSYFGGRRPADGLIDWHRPALCIYNLIRAVTDPWPGAFTFLPAGEKLIVWWGLPVDSGIGRSSSPIFTPTYAAATTAGPGSIRLDGNRVFVTTGDGLLELLEVETGGGRMKGASLRDRFRPLEGLRFARDPAGSPE; encoded by the coding sequence ATGAACGCCGTCGTCTTCGCCTACTCCGACATGGGGATCACGGGGCTGAACGCCTTGGAGGCGGCGGGTTTCGGAATCCGGGCCATTTTCTCCCATGGCGACGACCCGGGGGAGAACATCTGGTTCGGCTCCGTCCGGGCCTGGGGAGAGGCGCGGGGCATTCCCGTCCTGTGCCCGGAAAGTCTGAGCACGCCGGAGTGGCGGGAACGGATCGCCGCCCTGGAGCCGGCGGTGATCTTCTCCTTTTACTACCGCCATATGATCCGTCCGGAGATTCTGGACCTCGCAAGCGCGGGGGCCTACAACCTCCACGGCTCGCTCCTTCCGGCCTACCGGGGGCGGGCGCCGGTGAACTGGGTCCTGGTCAACGGCGAGACCCGGACGGGGGTTACGCTCCATCACATGGTGGCGAAGCCAGACGCGGGAGACATCGTCGGGCAGCGGGCCGTGGACATCGCTTTTGAAGACACGGCGCTTACCCTTTACCGCAAGCTCTGCCGGGCAGCGACGGACCTCCTGGCGGAAGTCCTCCCGCTGATCGCGACGGGCACCGCACACCGGATCCCGATGGACCTGTCCAGGGGGAGCTACTTCGGAGGGCGGAGGCCCGCCGATGGCCTCATCGACTGGCACCGGCCGGCGCTCTGCATCTACAACCTCATCCGGGCCGTGACGGACCCCTGGCCGGGGGCCTTCACGTTTCTTCCCGCCGGGGAAAAGCTGATCGTCTGGTGGGGCCTGCCGGTGGATTCCGGGATCGGCCGTTCGTCTTCGCCGATCTTTACACCGACCTACGCGGCGGCGACAACGGCTGGACCGGGAAGCATCCGCCTCGATGGAAACCGGGTGTTCGTGACGACCGGGGACGGCCTGCTGGAGCTCCTGGAGGTCGAGACGGGCGGCGGGAGAATGAAAGGGGCCTCCCTGCGGGATCGCTTCCGGCCCCTGGAAGGGCTCCGTTTTGCCCGTGATCCTGCCGGTTCTCCTGAATGA
- a CDS encoding glycosyltransferase, with translation MLSVVVPVYNEEKNLEALLGRLRPVLEGLDGPYEIVLIDDGSRDRSLTILKGFAKEPGIRVVELTRNYGQHAAIMAGFSILRGEIVVTMDADLQNPPEEIPHLLSAMEEGNYDVVGTIRKARKDSIFRKIPSRIVNMMARRITGVHMTDWGCMLRAYRRPVVERMSACHEHATFIPALATVFAKRVTEIEVAHEERHGGASNYPLRKLINLQFDLVASFSDFPMKMLMYGGIAMSVLGVLFGVFLAVARLVYGALWAAQGVFTLFAILFVFVGMQFFALGVIGEYIGRIYREVRKRPEYVIERVHEAEAP, from the coding sequence ATGTTGTCCGTCGTCGTCCCCGTCTACAACGAGGAAAAGAACCTGGAGGCCCTCCTCGGAAGGCTCCGGCCCGTCCTGGAAGGCCTGGACGGGCCTTACGAGATCGTCCTGATCGACGACGGCAGCCGGGACCGCTCCCTCACGATTCTGAAAGGGTTCGCGAAGGAACCGGGCATCCGGGTGGTGGAGCTGACCCGCAACTACGGCCAGCACGCGGCGATCATGGCCGGCTTTTCCATCCTCCGGGGCGAGATCGTCGTAACCATGGATGCGGACCTTCAGAACCCACCCGAAGAGATCCCCCACCTCCTGAGTGCGATGGAAGAGGGAAACTACGACGTCGTGGGGACCATCCGCAAAGCCCGGAAGGACTCGATCTTCCGGAAGATTCCCTCGCGGATCGTCAACATGATGGCCCGCCGGATCACCGGAGTCCACATGACAGACTGGGGATGCATGCTCCGGGCCTACCGCCGCCCCGTGGTGGAGCGCATGAGCGCCTGCCACGAACACGCGACCTTCATCCCGGCCCTGGCGACGGTCTTCGCCAAGCGGGTGACGGAGATCGAGGTGGCCCACGAGGAGCGCCACGGCGGCGCATCCAACTATCCCCTCAGGAAACTGATCAACCTCCAGTTTGACCTGGTGGCGTCCTTTTCCGACTTTCCCATGAAGATGCTCATGTACGGCGGCATCGCCATGTCCGTCCTGGGGGTGCTCTTCGGCGTCTTCCTCGCCGTGGCCCGGCTTGTCTACGGGGCCCTCTGGGCGGCCCAGGGCGTCTTCACCCTGTTCGCCATCCTCTTCGTCTTCGTGGGGATGCAGTTTTTCGCCCTCGGCGTCATCGGCGAGTACATCGGCCGGATCTACCGGGAGGTGCGGAAGCGCCCCGAATACGTCATCGAGCGGGTTCACGAGGCGGAGGCACCATGA
- a CDS encoding aminotransferase class I/II-fold pyridoxal phosphate-dependent enzyme codes for MRKEFLPFSRPSIGDREVAEVAACLRSGWITTGRKCLDLEARFRERTGARCAISLTSATAGMHLLLLALGIGPGDEVITPSLTFVSTVNQIALAGAVPVFTDVDYDTLNLKIGQVEDAIGPRTKAVIPVHFAGAPADMDPLLEVARRRGITVVEDAAHAVGTVYRGIHAGGFGVPAIFSFHPIKNVTTGEGGMVTLDDEELEKKIRLLRFHGIERDAWKRYGKGGDPSYDIREPGFKYNLTDIQAALGVVQMDRVEEFNARRRWLADRYREGLSGIDGLDLPGVPDYPHEHPWHLFVVKVSALPRERFMEGLAERNIGYGLHFPAVHRLAYVRERYGDASPRLPETEQAADRILSLPLFPDMTEGDVAYVCEAVREILGR; via the coding sequence ATCCGCAAAGAATTCCTGCCTTTCAGCAGGCCGTCCATCGGGGATCGGGAGGTGGCGGAGGTGGCCGCCTGCCTGCGCTCCGGCTGGATCACCACAGGCCGGAAGTGCCTCGATCTGGAGGCCCGTTTCCGGGAGCGGACAGGTGCCCGCTGTGCCATCTCCCTGACGTCCGCCACGGCGGGGATGCACCTGCTCCTCCTGGCCCTGGGAATCGGGCCGGGAGACGAGGTGATCACCCCCTCCCTGACCTTTGTCTCCACGGTCAACCAGATCGCCTTGGCCGGCGCGGTGCCGGTTTTCACAGACGTGGACTATGACACGCTGAATCTGAAGATCGGGCAGGTGGAGGACGCGATCGGTCCCCGGACGAAGGCCGTGATCCCCGTCCATTTCGCCGGGGCTCCGGCGGACATGGACCCCCTGCTGGAGGTTGCCCGGAGGCGAGGGATCACCGTCGTCGAAGACGCCGCCCACGCCGTGGGAACCGTCTATCGGGGAATCCACGCCGGCGGATTCGGTGTGCCGGCGATCTTCTCGTTTCACCCGATCAAGAACGTCACCACCGGCGAGGGGGGGATGGTCACCCTCGACGACGAGGAACTGGAGAAAAAGATCCGGCTGCTCCGCTTCCACGGCATCGAGCGGGACGCCTGGAAGCGCTACGGCAAGGGGGGGGATCCGTCCTACGACATCCGGGAGCCGGGCTTCAAGTACAACCTGACGGACATCCAGGCGGCACTCGGGGTCGTCCAGATGGACCGGGTGGAGGAATTCAACGCCCGGCGCCGCTGGCTGGCGGACCGGTACCGGGAGGGACTGTCGGGGATCGACGGCCTCGACCTGCCGGGTGTTCCGGATTATCCGCACGAGCACCCCTGGCACCTGTTCGTGGTCAAGGTGTCCGCCCTGCCGCGGGAGCGCTTCATGGAGGGGCTGGCGGAGCGCAACATCGGCTATGGTCTTCATTTCCCGGCGGTGCACCGGCTCGCCTACGTCCGGGAGCGCTACGGCGACGCATCGCCCCGCCTGCCGGAGACGGAGCAGGCAGCGGACCGGATTCTGTCGCTGCCCCTCTTCCCGGACATGACGGAGGGGGACGTTGCCTACGTCTGCGAGGCCGTCCGGGAGATCCTGGGCCGATGA
- a CDS encoding glycosyltransferase family 39 protein — protein sequence MKDWKKILILWVVPLILYAGTLPFMPLMEPDEGRYSGIPAEMIATGDYVTPHLKEVVYFEKPPLMYWATALSFHLFGKNEFASRLPVALCAWGLILLAWRMGLYFHDRRTGLYAAAVLTTCAFHAVIGRINILDMPLAFFVCTAIWAGYRFFAGGEHRRGWLYLFFFLSGLAFMTKGLIGIVFPAGVVGLWLVLSRRWRDILRFLSPVGIAIFLLVTLPWLLLVQERNPDFFRFFFIQEHFLRYTTKFHQRSEPFWFFLPVLVGGIIPWLGFLPSAAGGFRRKWAESFGADEKRFLLSWFGLILVFFSISSSKLVPYVAPLFPPLAVFLGRLFLVSEEETVAGGWRVRGPVILQSVLLGAALFVPVFLPEHGMPPGEWMLWIAPPLVLVILLAILPDRLRRPDGSGRFLGIYLVSALFFLSLIFPAGRFLTPYKSALPVVQAMPQHLPAGQKLYQYRINLYGIDFYTGVRTPVVDEVGELFYGALQIPEDERQKWFIMFFEFYRYYRQGHEIYLVTAGKENVDHIRKEVPAMQVLWTNGNYVMIRLPKPDRPEAPPDPGY from the coding sequence GTGAAGGACTGGAAAAAAATCCTGATTCTGTGGGTTGTCCCGTTGATTCTCTACGCCGGCACACTCCCCTTCATGCCCCTGATGGAGCCCGACGAGGGGCGCTATAGCGGCATCCCGGCGGAGATGATCGCCACGGGCGACTACGTCACTCCCCACCTCAAGGAGGTCGTGTACTTCGAGAAGCCGCCCCTGATGTACTGGGCGACGGCCCTGTCCTTTCACCTTTTCGGAAAGAACGAATTCGCCTCCCGCCTGCCCGTGGCCCTCTGCGCCTGGGGCTTGATCCTCCTGGCCTGGCGGATGGGGCTGTATTTCCACGACCGCCGGACGGGGCTCTATGCCGCCGCCGTCCTGACCACCTGTGCCTTCCACGCCGTCATCGGACGGATCAACATTCTCGACATGCCGCTGGCCTTTTTCGTCTGCACCGCCATCTGGGCGGGATACCGCTTCTTCGCCGGCGGGGAGCACCGCCGGGGCTGGCTGTACCTCTTCTTTTTCCTCTCCGGCCTCGCCTTCATGACGAAAGGGCTCATCGGCATCGTCTTCCCGGCGGGCGTCGTAGGGCTCTGGCTCGTCCTCTCGCGCCGCTGGCGGGACATCCTGCGGTTCTTATCGCCGGTGGGCATCGCGATCTTCCTCCTGGTGACGCTTCCCTGGCTGCTCCTGGTCCAGGAGCGGAACCCGGACTTCTTCCGCTTCTTCTTCATCCAGGAACACTTCCTGCGCTATACAACGAAGTTCCACCAGCGGAGTGAGCCCTTCTGGTTCTTCCTGCCGGTCCTGGTCGGCGGGATCATTCCCTGGCTGGGCTTTCTGCCCTCCGCCGCGGGCGGTTTTCGCCGCAAGTGGGCGGAGTCCTTCGGAGCGGATGAGAAGCGCTTTCTCCTGTCCTGGTTCGGCCTGATCCTGGTCTTTTTTTCCATTTCCTCCTCGAAGCTCGTTCCCTATGTCGCCCCCCTGTTCCCGCCCCTGGCGGTGTTTCTGGGGCGCCTGTTCCTGGTGTCGGAGGAGGAAACAGTGGCAGGGGGATGGAGGGTGCGCGGGCCGGTGATCCTCCAGTCGGTTCTCCTGGGTGCGGCCCTGTTCGTGCCGGTCTTCCTGCCGGAGCATGGCATGCCGCCGGGGGAGTGGATGCTGTGGATCGCCCCGCCCCTGGTCTTGGTAATCCTGCTGGCAATCCTGCCGGACAGGCTGCGCCGTCCGGACGGGAGCGGCCGTTTCCTGGGGATCTATCTGGTCTCGGCCCTGTTTTTCCTTTCCCTGATCTTTCCGGCCGGCCGGTTCCTGACGCCCTACAAGTCGGCCTTGCCGGTCGTCCAGGCAATGCCGCAGCATCTCCCGGCCGGGCAGAAACTCTATCAGTACCGGATCAATCTCTACGGGATCGACTTTTACACGGGGGTGCGGACGCCGGTGGTGGACGAAGTGGGCGAGCTTTTCTACGGCGCTCTGCAGATTCCCGAGGACGAGCGCCAGAAGTGGTTCATAATGTTCTTCGAATTCTACCGTTACTACCGGCAGGGGCACGAGATCTACCTGGTGACGGCGGGAAAGGAAAATGTGGATCACATCCGGAAGGAGGTCCCGGCCATGCAGGTCCTCTGGACCAACGGGAACTATGTCATGATCCGCCTGCCGAAGCCGGACCGGCCGGAGGCGCCGCCGGATCCGGGGTATTGA
- a CDS encoding enoyl-CoA hydratase/isomerase family protein gives MALIEWKKDETVAIATMTGGENRHNPDFTKAVLTTLDEIEADPAITSVVITSSDPKNWSQGIDLAWITAAYNEKRFQDVKGFLYGLNDMFKRILTYPMPVIAAINGHAFGDGSIMACCCDFRFMKSGRGFFCFPEVDISIPFLPGMQAIITKAFPYYKVQEAAFSGKRYGADELAAHHVIEKACPDEETLLKEAVAFAKTYQKKRPIFGEMKKRFHKNIIAAIENEDPKYIESLKIMM, from the coding sequence ATGGCATTGATCGAATGGAAAAAGGACGAAACCGTAGCCATCGCCACCATGACCGGCGGCGAGAACCGCCACAACCCGGACTTCACGAAGGCGGTCCTGACGACCCTGGACGAAATCGAGGCGGACCCGGCGATCACCTCCGTGGTCATCACCTCCAGCGATCCCAAGAACTGGTCCCAGGGCATCGATCTCGCCTGGATCACCGCCGCCTACAACGAGAAGCGCTTCCAGGACGTCAAGGGCTTCCTTTACGGCCTCAACGACATGTTCAAGAGAATCCTCACCTATCCCATGCCCGTCATCGCCGCCATCAACGGCCATGCCTTCGGCGACGGCAGCATCATGGCCTGCTGCTGCGACTTCCGCTTCATGAAGTCGGGCCGCGGCTTTTTCTGTTTCCCCGAGGTGGACATCAGCATCCCCTTCCTGCCGGGCATGCAGGCCATCATCACGAAGGCCTTCCCCTACTACAAGGTCCAGGAGGCGGCCTTCAGCGGCAAGCGATACGGCGCCGACGAGCTGGCGGCCCACCACGTCATCGAGAAGGCCTGCCCCGACGAGGAGACCCTGTTGAAGGAGGCGGTCGCCTTCGCCAAAACCTATCAGAAGAAACGTCCCATCTTCGGGGAGATGAAGAAGCGGTTCCACAAGAACATCATCGCCGCCATCGAGAACGAGGATCCGAAGTATATCGAATCCCTGAAGATCATGATGTAG
- the lptF gene encoding LPS export ABC transporter permease LptF, with protein sequence MAGIINRYLFREIAVPFGMTLFILTFVLLMGKIVQLVSMMVNRGVGFLDVVLLILYLIPSFLVYTIPVSLLVAILIGLGRLSGDNEITVLKSAGLSLYQLAIPVAVFAGLAFLFTAAVTFHLVPSGNSAAKNLVYQVAQQRAALGIKEKVFVDDFRGILIYADRVADKAEFLEGVIISDNRITGEPSTIFARRAYLLADPVRMVIILRLYQGSTHTVDTNLQNYRKLDFELYDVTLDLMPALASAAAQKSSTEMTAGELLERIRKAGVDPAALRELAIELNKKMTIPVSCLCFGLLGVPLGIRAHRSVRSRGITVGFLIALFYYLILMGGEALAELGRIPPAVGTWTPNVLFGTLGIALFVLAARERPFPVPRRAAETLRRWWEKRRPAA encoded by the coding sequence ATGGCCGGGATCATCAACCGCTACCTATTCCGGGAAATCGCCGTCCCTTTCGGCATGACCCTGTTCATCCTGACGTTCGTCCTCCTCATGGGGAAGATCGTCCAGCTGGTGAGCATGATGGTCAACCGGGGCGTCGGCTTTCTCGACGTGGTCCTGCTCATCCTCTACCTGATCCCCTCCTTCCTGGTCTACACCATCCCGGTCTCGCTCCTCGTTGCCATCCTGATCGGCCTCGGTCGCCTCTCGGGGGACAACGAGATCACCGTCCTCAAGTCCGCGGGCCTCAGCCTCTACCAGCTCGCCATTCCCGTGGCGGTCTTCGCCGGGCTGGCGTTCCTGTTTACCGCCGCCGTTACGTTCCATCTCGTACCCAGCGGGAACTCGGCGGCGAAGAACCTCGTTTACCAGGTGGCGCAGCAGCGGGCCGCCCTGGGCATCAAGGAAAAGGTCTTCGTGGACGACTTCCGGGGAATCCTCATCTATGCCGACCGGGTTGCCGACAAGGCCGAATTCCTGGAGGGGGTCATCATCTCGGACAACCGGATCACCGGCGAGCCTTCGACGATCTTCGCCCGGCGGGCCTACCTCCTGGCGGACCCGGTCCGGATGGTGATCATCCTCCGGCTCTACCAGGGCAGCACCCACACGGTCGACACAAACCTCCAGAACTACCGGAAGCTGGACTTCGAGCTCTACGACGTGACCCTGGACCTGATGCCGGCCCTCGCCTCCGCGGCGGCCCAGAAATCCAGCACGGAGATGACGGCGGGTGAGCTGCTCGAGCGCATCCGCAAGGCCGGTGTCGATCCGGCGGCCCTGCGGGAGTTGGCCATCGAGCTGAACAAGAAGATGACCATTCCCGTTTCCTGCCTCTGCTTCGGTCTCCTGGGCGTTCCCCTGGGGATTCGGGCCCATCGCTCCGTTAGGTCCCGGGGAATCACGGTCGGATTCCTGATCGCCCTGTTCTATTATCTGATCCTCATGGGCGGGGAGGCCCTGGCGGAACTGGGCCGGATTCCCCCCGCCGTCGGCACCTGGACTCCGAACGTCCTCTTCGGCACCCTGGGAATCGCCCTGTTTGTCCTGGCCGCCCGGGAGCGGCCTTTTCCGGTCCCGCGCCGGGCGGCGGAGACCCTCCGGCGCTGGTGGGAGAAACGGAGGCCGGCGGCATGA